The genomic segment TAAAGTTGCATCACCTCTGTTACAACGTCTCTGGTTAGGTGATGGGATacatttatttatagttttctgatacattttatatttgttcctttgttttacaggtatatgtaaagataattttttttagaatttttttttggaaggcaaatggggttaagtggcttgcccaaggccacatagctaggtaattattaagtgtttgagatcggatttgaactcaggtactcctgactccagggccggtgctttatccactacaccacctagcttcccctaaaagataatttttaacatttattatttaatgacttctttcaaattacatgcaaagaagaattttaatattcatttctgtagaatattttttaattattacctttaaattttagaaaaggtatcttatgtaattttgctttctcttatgttttatttttcctttaggatatgatttctctctcaatacattcaatttttatcaatgtatagcatggaagcaaaaAGACTATCAGACGGTCTTCTGTGGGGAGTAAGGGgcgggaagtgagattggggaaaattataaaattcaaaaaacaataaaaaaatcgaatttttttaaaaaagaaaggtggTGATGTCCTTTGAAAGATAGTGGAGACGTTTAGAAGGTGGTGGGGGTATTTGAAAGGTGGCTGTGGGGGTATTTGGAAGGTGCTGTGGGTGTCCAAACAAATGGTGTGCGTGCTCAAAAGGTGTGGGAGGCCTGGGAAAGATGGTGGGCCATTGCAAAGGTGGTGAGGGGCGTTGAAAGGTGGTGGGGGCATTGCAAAGGTGAGGGACCTGGGAAAGGTAGTGGAGGTGTTGAAAAGGGGGTGGGGCATTGGAAAGGGGGTGGGGGCAATCCAAATAGGTGTCatttaccaaaataagttcaaaatgtgtacaggatttagacagaaaaagcAATATTAAGAGCAACCTAGGAGGTCCAGTACAAGTGCACCTAAAAGACTCAATGAAAGGGGAGCAGTTTCTGAccgaggaagagatggagaacatcattaaaagccaACTGGATGATTGGGACCACATTGCATTACAAATGTTTTCCACAAACCTTCTGCACAAAactactataaccaagatcaaaagaaatgcagtaaattggaaaacagcATTTAGAACTAGTACTtttgacaaagggctcatttctaaagaagagaactgagtcaaatctatttttccaaaagccattccccagttgagaaatggtcaaaggatatgcagaggcaatttacagatgaggagatcaaagcaatccacagtcatatgaaaagttaCTCTAAAtgattatggattagagaaatgcaaaataaagcatttctgaggAACCACCtgacatctctcagactggccaataagatCAGAGGCTGAGGGAAGGCCGGAGAAGGGAACCAAGCTGTTGCTGCTACACTGCTGGTGAGTGGCTgcggtaggatttgaactcggctcTCTGCACAGCACTCCCAAGAAAAAGACTCCAGTCTAAAGGGGCCGGGACAGAAGGAGGGTGCTGCCGAGAgcgggggagggagggggcaggCGGTTTTAGGATGACAGATGTTGGGGGGGGAGTGTCAGAAAAGCCAGGGAGACAGAGGGGCTGCCCGGGCCAAAGGCAGGGAGCCCTCCGAGGATGGAGGCCACGATGAGGGAGGGAGGGTGCAGCGGGGAGGAGATGCGGAGGAAGACAGGATGTTGCCGAGGAAGGGGCTGAGGGGTCCGGGTAGGGCTGCCCACACCCCCGCGTCCCCCCCATCAAAAGCAGGGTTTGGGAGGCCTCGGAGCCTCCGGCCTGCTTCCTCCTCCGGACATCGAAGTGGGGCCCTGGGGGGGGCAGAAAGGGGCCTCTCAGGGGCCATTTAGGGGCTAGGGCCCCTAGAAACCCTGAACTTTGCGGGGAGGTGCTCCCCACAGACACGCTGGTTCCCAGAAGTCCTAGCGCTTTGGGGAGGGGTTCCCAAATCCTGGGGGCGCGGCTCTACGTTGCCAGGAGatctgggtggggagggggcgggCTTCCCGGGAGGCAGTACTTGAAGCTGGTGGGGCTGCCTTGCCCTCAGTCTCTGCTTCCCCTGAGCCCGTCCCTCTGCGCCTCCTCGTCAGGCTTCCTCGCTGACAACTCCGAAAGGGTAAGTAGAGGCAGGCGCAGCGGAGCGGGGCTGGGGAGGCAGTGAGTGAGCAGCCCCCGACCCCATGTGTCCGGGGTTGTATTAGTGCAGGGGACACGCGCTGAAGGGTTAGGGAACCGGTTCGGAAATCTTGGGGTCAGACCTGGGGGCCCAGGTCAAGGAAGTTCCCGGGGCCGGATTCTCAGTCGCCTCTGAATCCGGGGTCCCTGAGGCAGGTGGGGAGCCGGGTGGGTGGAGTGCAGGGCTTGGGGTCTACGTGACCCAAATTCAAAGCTCTTCAGTTCTGCGGATCTCAGTTCC from the Macrotis lagotis isolate mMagLag1 unplaced genomic scaffold, bilby.v1.9.chrom.fasta BILBYCTG093, whole genome shotgun sequence genome contains:
- the LOC141504090 gene encoding uncharacterized protein LOC141504090, producing MLGGECQKSQGDRGAARAKGREPSEDGGHDEGGRVQRGGDAEEDRMLPRKGLRGPDTLVPRSPSALGRGSQILGARLYVARRSGWGGGGLPGRQYLKLVGLPCPQSLLPLSPSLCASSSGFLADNSERVGSQGRAKMPYKLVMLGNRGVSKSAQTLRFLLNRFEEEYEPTLRNVYRGQVMVDGERCQLAIVDITGRFQDIREDCMDWGHGFFFVYTIDSIRTFVDVSLF